The Maylandia zebra isolate NMK-2024a linkage group LG4, Mzebra_GT3a, whole genome shotgun sequence genome includes a window with the following:
- the emp2 gene encoding epithelial membrane protein 2 encodes MLIVLAFIILFHLAAAILLFVATIHNAWWVVSRPGINIISDLWYACNTTCESIEDSHTVNAAYLQAVQATMILATILCCVSFFVFILQLFRIKQGERFIFTAIIQILASLCVMIAVSIYTAENKSFHKHDLQEGSFGSSYVVAWISFPMTLISGLVYLVLRKRK; translated from the exons ATGTTGATCGTCTTGGCTTTCATCATACTCTTTCATCTGGCTGCAGCCATCCTGCTCTTCGTTGCCACCATTCACAAT GCGTGGTGGGTGGTATCAAGACCTGGCATTAACATTATTAGTGACTTATGGTACGCATGTAACACCACTTGCGAATCGATTGAGGACAGTCACACTGTGAATGCAG CTTATCTGCAGGCAGTCCAGGCTACCATGATCCTTGCCACTATATTGTGTTGCGTCAGCTTCTTCGTCTTCATCCTTCAGCTCTTCAGGATCAAACAGGGAGAGCGATTCATTTTCACAGCCATTATCCAGATATTGGCAT CTTTATGTGTGATGATCGCGGTGTCCATCTACACGGCCGAGAACAAAAGCTTTCATAAGCATGACCTTCAGGAAGGCTCATTCGGCTCCTCTTATGTTGTGGCGTGGATCAGCTTCCCCATGACTCTCATCAGTGGCCTCGTGTACCTGGTGCTCAGGAAACGCAAATAG